One Rhizoctonia solani chromosome 2, complete sequence DNA segment encodes these proteins:
- a CDS encoding LON domain serine protease codes for MSQDILALLSKFAANPDLLPQFQAFLEAQGAAKSSVPESGPPAGPSIPNAEETQGQPTTHNQCLTPCHLPGALSRITKTRKIHILPLPSILPFGILTTPTLALSLTIMLVLQLVLQLIIRLVLPLVIVLGLRLLIAPGLAVVIVVAPAPTPAPVLALALGPVLALALVSGLLLTIAPPPAPALERALIITPATSLPLRPRSQGAGAKQIITIKCQHLIRKEAGAKVIKATFLKRMSRQEAHKFIVKHGHPFRHKYNMYFNPYRYVPKDPKAVARIHQPPGECGVDWQLLYAMGCRGDHDLYNSTRGKIRAVAKAFACRIVEHRQLETITWGDFGSSNCKEFYDGCYKACPWLFHFRGEANDDCWVAQLVIQQYLVQAKGYDPKQTKPREQDNNLCRNASKLAHKDVIPPKDKDPYYINVPEGGYSNGPKRLAKFKRSDSPSCGQSLSTQLPPLTLSSNRHARRADKVVSEEEACATASKSSASTTKPAAQQGNKQKASVGEPAANANSPPLASPPSLDSPRDRPSPSPPQDSPPSLSPPPPRQAPVKPMEPCRKEPSKPAANPKETRQLKRKAKNNRDEPATKRQQPSRVVEPAVDKEAGEQGPSKQKIRPRMRPKRDPTPKPEPKSQLPPPPPLPPNPPQQPQPQPQPQPKGGKEHPDGGDGASSTKPSAPKPRESTPAPDSPPTPKQTKRGQSRNIPNEESQVVKPSLLLFQASSDNEDRFGGPLWGEHVQALRAGKVLGEALQRGVLLEHTCVLPEALGQEKQAMQVKCIRMSLVCALANSTTQRNLIFLQPTPTNILEYKATNKPRRSQRKRRPSACRLESDEYKASAWPSTPPALQREFDSQPQSRSKTKERKSGKQGNRPGLIIQPTADPGPTSNKGLQGSTSGEGSDVGNAHMASADAGKAAPSTISRAEAVQSASRILGIDVSRYSASTLQKIIALGETICQETGPVPMGIEREDPPPLEQSAGPVGLESQQEPFAKGIDHDAKTVQAPSKQPTTRPGQSILDPPNDDTNTESKPNADHLRPERSVSQHVVPPLCASSHSSQHATPAFQRTIHTSRPHLSRRASSLLGSNIEPKEETVRSLKRQQTTFAPIARRLPACSLFPACPSILPHPCTQYQPRQSAPQPTSPPTRHCASPSPTPQGPGLPLQDPPTTSNIGALLAWAARVAKQASNSRCMNEAGRTDTYRQLATVLGDLQRSHQVPSEAGSSLHSQQAGAAKNNAATLEAEAALIFGKQSSCKRATLRDYPSLISHIAALSIPELVATAITKGAYGTHEILAGMTAKVYTGQWARKLPNLRLQKPPASLVSLLVHRISWARCQAKVRICPHIPSNYGFINPPRDPEDVKYNQKLAKALLPNAFHCCDLKTDIHPYEHPALSYCIAAAFFWAANSVGMVFHKLFYPVPIPTVAMALTRIQHGISEWITGQYVSKSLNLEKQRKIYKAHLAGLTNFGKDDPDWLHNMQINWFWYAVDYAGGSLEDKEPVQPVTWANQASTDGSDCEADNKSGDWYND; via the exons atgtcTCAAGACATCCTAGCATTGTTATCAAAGTTTGCAGCTAACCCTGATCTCCTCCCACAGTTccaggcgttccttgaggcacAGGGCGCTGCAAAGTCATCAGTCCCTG AGTCTGGCCCACCCGCGGGCCCATCAATCCCCAATGCAGAAGAGACAcaaggccaaccaaccacaCATAATCAGTGCTTGACACCTTG TCACCTCCCCGGCGCTCTATCAA GGATCACAAAAACACGCAAAATCCATATCCTTCCCCTTCCGTCAATACTTCCATTCGGCATTCTTACCACTCCAACTCTTGCTCTCTCACTCACAATCATGCTTGTTCTCCAGCTTGTTCTCCAGCTCATTATCCGGCTTGTTCTCCCACTCGTAATTGTACTTGGTCTCCGGCTTTTGATCGCGCCCGGTCTTGCTGTTGTGATTGTGGTTGCGCCCGCCCCCACTCCCGCTCCCGTTCTTGCTCTCGCTCTTGGACCTGTTCTTGCTCTTGCTCTCGTGTCCGGTCTTCTACTCACGATTGCACCCCCGCCTGCTCCCGCTCTCGAGAGGGCCCTTATCATCACTCCAGCAACCAGCCTACCACTGAGACCGAGAAGCCAAGGGGCTGGGGCAAAGCAGATTATTACAATCAAATGCCAACATCTTATCAGAAAGGAGGCAG GTGCCAAGGTCATCAAAGCCACTTTCCTCAAGCGCATGTCCCGCCAGGAGGCACACAAATTTATAGTCAAGCATGGTCACCCTTTCAGACACAAATACAACATGTACTTTAATCCATACAGATATGTGCCCAAGGATCCAAAGGCGGTTGCGCGCATACATCAGCCCCCTGGTGAGTGTGGTGTTGACTGGCAGCTACTCTATGCAATGGGTTGCCGCGGAGACCATGACTTGTATAACAGCACGCGG GGAAAGATCCGGGCTGTGGCAAAGGCATTCGCATGTAGGATTGTGGAGCACAGGCAGCTAGAAACAATAACTTGGGGTGACTTTGGTTCAAGCAATTGCAAGGAGTTCTATGATGGA TGTTATAAAGCTTGTCCATGGCTCTTCCATTTCCGGGGCGAGGCAAACGATGACTGCTGGGTGGCTCAATTGGTCATCCAGCAATATTTAGTTCAGGCCAAGGGATATGACCCAAAGCAAA CAAAACCCAGGGAACAGGACAACAATCTTTGTCGGAATGCATCCAAACTTGCACATAAGGACGTAATCCCacccaaggacaaggaccCGTACTATATCAATGTGCCAGAAGGGGGCTACAGCAATGGGCCCAAGCGGTTGGCGAAATTCAAGCGCTCTGATTCACCCTCTTGCGGGCAATCCTTGTCCACCCAACTGCCTCCCTTGACTTTGTCCTCAAATCGCCACGCTCGTCGGGCAGACAAGGTTGTttcggaggaagaagcttgCGCTACGGCGTCCAAGTCCAGCGCATCAACAACGAAGCCTGCAGCACAGCAGGGAAAtaagcaaaaggcaagtgtTGGA GAGCCCGCTGCAAACGCAAATTCCCCGCCCCTGGCAAGCCCCCCGTCCCTCGACTCCCCCAGAGACCGCCCATCCCCGTCTCCGCCCCAGGATAGCCCCCCGTCCCTGTCTCCGCCCCCACCCCGGCAAG CCCCGGTCAAACCCATG GAGCCCTGCCGAAAGGAGCCGTCAAAGCCTGCCGCCAACCCCAAAGAAACGCGGCAACTGAAGCGCAAGGCCAAAAACAAT CGAGATGAACCTGCCACAAAGAGGCAGCAGCCAAGCCGCGTCGTGGAGCCAGCCGTGGACAAGGAGGCCGGGGAGCAGGGGCCATCAAAGCAAAAGATTCGTCCAAGAATG CGCCCGAAACGCGATCCCACCCCCAAACCCGAACCCAAGTCCCagctccccccacccccacccctGCCTCcaaatccgccccagcagccccagccccagccccagccccagcccaAGGGAGGTAAGGAACATCCCGATGGTGGAGACGGTGCCTCATCCACCAAGCCCTCGGCCCCCAAGCCACGTGAGTCGACGCCTGCTCCCGATTCACCGCCCACTCCCAAGCAGACCAAGAGAGGGCAATCCAGGAATATACCCAAT GAGGAGAGCCAAGTCGTCAAA CCCTCCCTTTTGTTGTTTCAAGCGTCTTCCGACAATGAGGACAGGTTTGGCGGGCCACTTTGGGGGGAACATGTTCAGGCCCTTCGAGCTGGAAAGGTCCTGGGAGAAGCATTGCAGCGCGGCGTGTTGCTCGAGCATACATGCGTACTCCCCGAGGCATTGGGACAA GAGAAACAGGCTATGCAAGTCAAGTGCATCCGTATGTCCCTTGTTTGTGCTCTTGCTAATTCAACCACTCAACGTAActtgattttcttg CAACCCACGCCAACAAACATCCTCGAGTATAAGGCAACTAACAAACCAAGGCGCTCACAACGCAAACGTCGGCCTTCAGCTTGTAGGCTTGAATCAG ATGAATACAAGGCCTCTGCTTGGCCATCCACCCCTCCGGCATTGCAACGCGAGTTTGATTCGCAACCACAGTCTAGATCAAAGACAAAGGAACGCAAATCAGGCAAACAAGGCAACAGACCTGGCCTTATCATCCAACCTACCGCTGACCCTGGGCCAACAAGCAACAAAGGCTTGCAGG GCTCGACTTCCGGAGAGGGATCCGATGTCGGCAACGCGCATATGGCAAGCGCAGATGCTGGCAAGGCGGCACCCAGCACAATCAGCAGGGCGGAAGCGGTCCAGAGCGCATCAAGAATCCTTGGCATCGATGTGTCAAGGTACTCGGCGTCAACGCTTCAAAAAATCATTGCTTTGGGTGAAACAATTTGCCAAGAGACTGGTCCGGTACCCATGGGAATTGAGAGGGAAGACCCTCCG CCACTAGAACAATCGGCCGGACCAGTGGGACTGGAGAGTCAACAAGAGCCATTTGCCAAAGGAATTGATC ATGATGCAAAGACGGTGCAAGCACCAAGCAAGCAACCTACCACCAGGCCTGGGCAATCTATTTTAGACCCACCCAACGATGATACTAATACAGAGTCCAAGCCTAACGCAGATCACCTCAGACCTGAGCGCTCGGTATCCCAACACGTTGTCCCCCCTCTGTGTGCCTCCTCTCACTCCTCCCAACATGCAACACCCGCTTTTCAGCGAACCATCCACACATCAAGACCCCATCTTTCTAGACGTGCAAGTTCTTTGTTGGGATCAAATATAGAGCCCAAAGAGGAAACTGTACGGTCTCTCAAACGCCAGCAAACTACGTTTGCCCCAATTGCGCGCCGTTTACCAGCTTGCTCTTTATTTCCAGCTTGCCCTTCAATATTGCCCCATCCTTGTACCCAATATCAGCCCAGACAATCAgctcctcagcctaccagCCCCCCCACGCGGCACTGCGCTTCTCCGTCCCCTACACCCCAGGGACCCGGGTTGCCCCTACAAGATCCACCGACAACATCCAACATTGGTGCTTTACTTGCTTGGGCAGCGCGCGTTGCCAAGCAAGCCAGTAACTCTCGCTGCATGAACGAGGCTGGAAGAACTGATACCTACCGGCAACTTGCCACAGTCTTGGGTGACCTCCAACGGTCACACCAAGTGCCCTCGGAGGCAGGTTCTTCCTTGCATAGCCAGCAAGCTGGAGCTGCAAAGAACAATGCTGCCACCCTTGAGGCCGAGGCAGCACTCATTTTTGGCAAGCAA AGCTCTTGTAAGAGAGCTACGCTCCGTGACTACCCCAGCCTTATAAGCCATATTGCAGCGTTGTCAATTCCTGAGCTGGTTGCAACAGCAATCACAAAAGGTGCGTACGGTACGCATGAAATTCTGGCTGGTATGACCGCGAAGGTATATACCGGTCAATGGGCACGCAAACTGCCCAACCTACGTTTGCAGAAGCCACCAGCATCCTTGGTGTCACTT CTTGTCCATCGTATTTCATGGGCCCGCTGTCAGGCTAAGGTCCGCATTTGTCCACATATACCTTCCAACTACGGTTTCATCAACCCACCGCGTGATCCTGAGGACGTGAAATATAACCAAAAACTTGCAAAGGCCCTTCTGCCTAATGCATTTCACTGTTGC GATCTTAAGACTGACATCCATCCATATGAGCATCCGGCTCTGTCATATTGTATTGCGGCCGCCTTTTTCTGGGCGGCCAACTCGGTTGGCATGGTATTTCACAAATTATTCTATCCAGTACCTATCCCTACCGTTGCCATGGCGCTCACCAGGATACAACATGGCATTTCCGAGTGGATCACCGGGCAATATGTGTCAAAGTCACTTAACCTTGAGAAGCAACGTAAGATTTACAAGGCACACCTGGCGGGACTGACAAATTTTGGTAAAGACGACCCAGATTGGCTGCATAACATGCAGATCAATTGGTTTTGGTATGCTGT GGATTATGCTGGGGGCTCCCTTGAAGACAAGGAGCCAGTTCAGCCAGTGACATGGGCCAACCAGGCCAGTACGGATGGATCTGATTGCGAGGCTGATAACAAGAGCGGTGACTGGTACAACGATTGA
- a CDS encoding Transposase family tnp2 — MTQRLDQLLRAGNIEDNEDNAENSENGMDIDHTMHNAHQYEDHGGDLGLGDNSFNNIDAYMGAHLDSKLSESEDLHANWHNIDNPVCIPLQTPTPPPNNKEPPDKDGFAHITEEDYCKYNCWFDKDTLEMDNIIAKTLTKEEMDSIKMMAIQLFGHILQRNYKRIWYSFWEKIYLLSAYCLHQKLAILSGISPQPIDCCINVCHAFTGPYANKDICSTCKELRYDSKGRPRQVFEYLPTTPQFQGYFNNPEMIKRINIIVKGEDLGVRYFHGSCDIAYAVMTDGVNLFEQAHSEKSTCWPIMAINLNLPASKRVKLCNLIPLGVIPGPNQPKDFDSYLEPFVGEAIEQACGVETYNVTRRERFKLRAHAFLILGDMQAIKHVTQMKGPNSKVPCCACKAIGVYHTCCKGYYIPLANPANYPDAIPDSRPDPQDFPPDTIPLYNPLDLPLCTKARIADQLGEMDAANTKRQRDALSKNYGLINHLILNRIPLICWPDLYPHKYLHLFLLNHGRELISLWTGSCHGIDDSGNEDYLISADNWAAIGLETKEASKTLPAAFI, encoded by the exons ATGA CCCAGCGGCTAGACCAACTTTTGCGTGCAGGCAACATTGAAGACAATGAGGACAACGCTGAAAATAGTGAGAATGGAATGGATATTGACCATACAATGCATAATGCGCATCAGTATGAAGACCATGGAGGGGATTTAGGGCTTGGAG ACAACAGCTTTAACAATATTGATGCATACATGGGCGCACACCTTGACAGCAAGCTGTCTGAGTCGGAGGACTTGCATGCCAATTGGCACAATATTGACAACCCTGTTTGCATTCCCTTGCAAACGCCAACTCCCCCGCCCAACAACAAGGAACCCCCTGACAAGGATGGATTTGCACACATCACGGAGGAGGATTATTGCAAGTACAATTGTTGGTTTGACAAAGACACTCTtgaaatggacaacatta TTGCCAAAACTCTTACCAAGGAAGAAATGGATAGCATCAAGATGATGGCTATACAACTGTTTGGACACATCTTGCAGCGCAACTACAAACGTATTTGGTATTCATTTTGGGAAAAAATCTATTTGCTCTCAGCCTATTGCTTACACCAAAAGCTTGCTATTCTTTCTGGGATATCCCCTCAACCAATTGACTGCTGCATCAACGTCTGTCACGCATTCACTGGACCCTACGCCAACAAGGATATATGCTCTACATGTAAGGAGCTGCGCTATGACTCAAAGGGAAGACCACGCCAGGTTTTTGAGTATCTCCCGACAACCCCTCAATTCCAGGGGTATTTCAACAACCCGGAGATGATTAAGAGAAT TAACATTATTGTCAAAGGTGAGGACCTGGGAGTCCGGTATTTTCATGGATCTTGTGACATTGCCTATGCGGTCATGACAGATGGCGTCAACCTATTCGAGCAGGCGCATTCTGAGAAAAGTACTTGTTGGCCAATTATGGCCATCAATTTAAATCTCCCTGCAAGCAAACGCGTTAAGCTTTGCAATTTGATTCCCCTGGGCGTTATCCCTGGACCAAACCAGCCAAAGGATTTTGACTCGTACCTGGAGCCGTTTGTGGGGGAGGCAATTGAACAGGCTTGTGGGGTTGAGACTTACAACGTCACTAGGCGGGAACGGTTCAAGTTACGGGCCCATGCTTTTCTCATTTTGGGCGACATGCAGGCAATCAAGCACGTGACCCAAATGAAAGGACCAAACAGCAAGGTTCCTTGTTGCGCATGCAAGGCCATTGGTGTTTATCATACCTGCTGCAAGGGTTATTACATCCCTCTTGCTAACCCAGCCAACTACCCCGACGCAATCCCAGACAGCAGACCTGACCCACAGGATTTCCCGCCTGATACAATTCCTTTGTACAACCCACTTGATCTCCCTCTCTGCACCAAAGCTAGGATTGCTGACCAACTTGGAGAAATGGATGCTGCCAACACAAAGCGCCAACGTGATGCCTTGTCTAAGAACTACGGACTCATCAACCATTTGATCCTCAACCGCATTCCCTTGATTTGTTGGCCTGACTTGTACCCACACAAATACCTTCACTTGTTTCTTCTCAATCATGGCCGTGAACTTATCTCACTTTGGACTGGATCTTGTCACGGCATTGATGATTCTGGCAATGAGGATTATTTGATATCTGCTGACAACTGGGCCGCTATTGGACTTGAGACCAAAGAGGCTTCAAAAACACTACCTGCCGCATTCATTTGA